The following coding sequences are from one Mycolicibacterium aichiense window:
- a CDS encoding LysR family transcriptional regulator, translating into MELRQIEHFVFVAEEMSFTRGAHRAHIVQSALSSSIARLERELDVQLFDRSRQRIRLTAAGERFRSHAYDVLKASRLAAESVGDFSGKLSGTVEFGSLISSGPVDVAAALGRFHRAHPFVGLRLRLSQTGASSYLSALLEGSLDLALVSVPDRHPPQLDMRLLFEEPMVFVCRTDSNLARRSRLDLADVAAEDLVGFPPGFGLRGLIDGALHAAGVSARTQYEVPAGFAAITELVRNGLGTAFMPRSEARRLDGLASVELADPVVWQVYLASRPAEQLTAATSVLAETLLQAAADVRKKSVRGGT; encoded by the coding sequence GTGGAATTACGCCAGATCGAACATTTCGTGTTCGTTGCCGAGGAGATGAGCTTCACCCGGGGTGCGCACCGGGCACACATCGTGCAGTCGGCGTTGTCGTCGTCGATCGCCAGGCTCGAACGTGAGCTCGACGTCCAGCTTTTCGACCGATCGCGCCAGCGAATACGTCTCACCGCCGCCGGTGAACGCTTTCGGTCGCACGCTTACGACGTGCTGAAGGCGAGCCGACTGGCTGCCGAGTCGGTTGGTGATTTCTCCGGAAAGCTCTCGGGCACAGTCGAATTCGGGTCACTGATCTCGTCGGGGCCGGTGGATGTGGCCGCTGCTCTCGGGCGGTTTCACCGGGCCCATCCGTTCGTGGGGCTGCGGTTGCGGCTGAGTCAGACCGGGGCGTCGTCGTACCTGTCGGCCCTTCTCGAGGGATCGCTGGATCTGGCGCTGGTGTCGGTTCCCGACCGTCACCCGCCGCAGCTGGATATGCGGTTGCTGTTCGAGGAGCCAATGGTTTTCGTGTGCCGCACCGACAGTAACCTGGCGCGCAGGTCGCGGCTCGACCTCGCCGATGTCGCGGCGGAGGATCTTGTCGGTTTTCCGCCGGGCTTCGGACTGCGCGGCCTGATCGACGGTGCGCTGCACGCTGCCGGGGTCAGCGCGCGTACGCAGTACGAGGTGCCCGCCGGGTTCGCCGCGATCACCGAGTTGGTGCGCAACGGCCTGGGCACCGCGTTCATGCCTCGTTCGGAGGCTCGGCGGTTGGATGGACTGGCGTCGGTCGAACTGGCCGATCCGGTTGTGTGGCAGGTGTACCTGGCGTCTCGGCCTGCGGAGCAGCTGACGGCGGCAACCAGCGTGCTGGCCGAGACACTTCTCCAGGCTGCCGCCGACGTACGGAAGAAGAGTGTCCGAGGGGGGACTTGA
- a CDS encoding sensor domain-containing protein: MTPRLPAIAALLCLSVSGCSAVTAGSAQPAERAPLTSPDALPALLLSAPDVGAALASDDVVVTTDVSKAWNDSAHFADVNCLAIAGAAQQGVYASSGSTAVHGQVLREAPTAPAWEHYAVQAVVSFPSAQAAADFFTASQRSWAACSNRELNYAQPIGPPQVWSVGQPSTERDVLAVSRVQQSPQRWACQRALTVHSNVAVDVEACSLDGPTAAASAIAGQIAGRLPSA; the protein is encoded by the coding sequence ATGACTCCCCGCCTGCCCGCGATCGCGGCGCTGCTGTGCCTGTCGGTCAGCGGCTGCTCGGCTGTCACCGCGGGCAGCGCGCAGCCGGCCGAACGTGCGCCGCTGACCAGCCCGGACGCCCTGCCTGCTCTCCTGCTGTCAGCACCCGACGTGGGCGCGGCACTGGCCAGCGACGACGTCGTCGTCACCACCGACGTGAGCAAGGCGTGGAACGACAGCGCGCACTTCGCCGACGTGAACTGCCTGGCCATCGCCGGTGCCGCACAGCAAGGGGTGTATGCGAGCAGCGGGTCGACGGCCGTGCACGGCCAGGTGCTGCGCGAGGCGCCGACAGCGCCGGCGTGGGAGCACTACGCCGTCCAGGCAGTGGTCTCCTTCCCGAGTGCGCAAGCCGCGGCCGACTTCTTCACCGCGTCGCAGCGCAGCTGGGCGGCGTGCTCCAACCGGGAGCTGAACTACGCCCAGCCGATCGGGCCTCCGCAGGTGTGGTCGGTGGGGCAGCCCAGCACCGAACGTGACGTGCTCGCGGTGTCGCGGGTGCAGCAGAGCCCGCAGCGGTGGGCCTGCCAGCGAGCCCTGACGGTGCACAGCAATGTCGCCGTGGACGTCGAAGCATGCAGCCTGGACGGGCCGACGGCGGCGGCCAGCGCGATCGCCGGCCAGATCGCCGGACGGCTGCCGAGCGCGTGA
- a CDS encoding M20/M25/M40 family metallo-hydrolase, translating into MTQAVDEVVDLVSSLIRFDTSNTGDLATTKGEAECALWVAEQLSAVGYATEYIESGAPGRGNVFARLPGADRSRGALLIHGHLDVVPAEPADWSVHPFSGAVADGYVWGRGAVDMKDMCGMMIAVARHFKRAGIVPPRDLVFAFVADEEHGGTYGAQWLVNNRPDLFEGITEAIGEVGGFSLTVPHKDGGERRLYLIETAEKGLSWMRLTARGRAGHGSMVHDDNAVTAVAEAVARLGRHQFPLVLTDSVQQFLTAVAEETGYSFDLDSPDLDGTIAKLGGISRIVGATLRDTANPTMLKAGYKANVIPQTAEAVIDCRVLPGRKEAFEREIDELIGPDVTREWERDLPSYETTFDGDLVDAMNDALLAVDPEARTVPYMLSGGTDAKAFARLGIRCFGFIPLRLPPELDFAALFHGVDERVPVDALQFGTQVLEHFLKNC; encoded by the coding sequence GTGACACAAGCCGTCGACGAGGTCGTTGATCTCGTCAGTTCCCTGATCCGGTTCGATACCTCCAACACCGGCGATTTGGCGACCACCAAGGGTGAGGCGGAGTGTGCCCTCTGGGTCGCCGAGCAACTCAGCGCCGTCGGCTACGCCACCGAGTACATCGAGTCCGGAGCGCCGGGCCGCGGCAACGTCTTCGCCCGCCTGCCCGGGGCCGACCGCAGCCGGGGTGCGCTGCTCATCCACGGCCATCTCGACGTGGTGCCCGCCGAGCCCGCGGACTGGAGCGTGCATCCCTTCTCCGGCGCCGTCGCCGACGGCTACGTGTGGGGCCGCGGTGCGGTCGACATGAAGGACATGTGCGGCATGATGATCGCGGTCGCCAGGCACTTCAAGCGTGCCGGCATCGTGCCGCCCCGGGATCTCGTGTTCGCGTTCGTCGCCGACGAGGAGCACGGCGGCACCTACGGCGCGCAGTGGTTGGTGAACAACCGGCCCGACCTGTTCGAGGGCATCACCGAGGCCATCGGTGAGGTGGGCGGCTTCTCGCTCACCGTGCCGCACAAGGACGGCGGGGAGCGCCGGCTCTACCTCATCGAGACCGCCGAGAAGGGGCTGTCCTGGATGCGGCTGACCGCCCGCGGCCGCGCCGGGCACGGCTCGATGGTGCACGACGACAACGCCGTCACCGCGGTCGCCGAGGCCGTCGCCCGTCTGGGGCGGCACCAATTCCCGCTGGTGCTCACCGATTCCGTGCAGCAATTCCTCACCGCCGTCGCCGAGGAAACCGGCTACAGCTTCGATCTGGACTCGCCCGATCTCGACGGCACGATCGCCAAGCTCGGCGGCATCTCGCGCATCGTCGGCGCGACCCTGCGTGACACCGCGAACCCCACCATGCTCAAGGCCGGGTACAAGGCCAACGTCATCCCGCAGACTGCCGAGGCGGTCATCGACTGCCGGGTGTTGCCCGGCCGGAAGGAAGCCTTCGAGCGGGAGATCGACGAGCTGATCGGTCCGGACGTCACCCGCGAGTGGGAGCGGGACCTGCCGTCGTATGAGACCACGTTCGACGGCGACCTCGTCGACGCGATGAACGACGCGCTGCTTGCCGTCGACCCGGAGGCGCGCACCGTGCCCTACATGCTGTCCGGCGGAACGGATGCGAAAGCCTTTGCCAGACTCGGTATTCGGTGTTTCGGCTTCATCCCGTTGCGGTTGCCGCCCGAGCTGGACTTCGCGGCACTGTTCCACGGCGTCGACGAGCGGGTACCCGTGGACGCATTGCAATTCGGCACCCAGGTGCTCGAACACTTCTTGAAGAACTGCTGA
- a CDS encoding YbhB/YbcL family Raf kinase inhibitor-like protein has translation MAFPYNPYEFLPELPSFTLTSTDFADGEPWKNAQVSGIMGAGGEDVSPQLSWSGFPEETRSFAVTVYDPDAPTASGFWHWAVANLPATVTDLPSGVGDGSVLPGDALTLVNDAGIRRFLGAAPPQGHGYHRYYVAVHAVKVEKLELTEDASPAYLGFNLFMNSIARAVIHGTYEQK, from the coding sequence ATGGCATTTCCCTACAATCCCTACGAATTCCTGCCCGAGCTGCCCAGTTTCACCCTCACCAGCACCGACTTCGCCGACGGTGAGCCGTGGAAGAACGCTCAGGTCAGCGGAATCATGGGCGCCGGTGGTGAGGACGTCTCGCCGCAGCTGAGCTGGTCGGGGTTCCCGGAGGAGACGCGCAGCTTCGCCGTCACCGTCTACGACCCGGACGCTCCGACCGCATCCGGCTTCTGGCACTGGGCGGTAGCCAACCTCCCGGCGACCGTCACCGACCTGCCGTCCGGTGTCGGGGACGGTTCGGTGCTGCCCGGTGACGCCCTGACCCTCGTCAACGACGCCGGTATCCGCCGCTTCCTCGGCGCCGCCCCGCCGCAGGGGCACGGTTATCACCGCTACTACGTGGCCGTGCACGCCGTGAAGGTGGAGAAGCTCGAGCTGACCGAGGACGCCAGCCCGGCTTACCTCGGATTCAACCTGTTCATGAATTCCATTGCGCGTGCGGTTATTCACGGCACGTACGAGCAGAAGTAA